The DNA segment CCAGGATATTCCACCTAGGTATGGGACCCGCTAAGGGTTTCCCCATAAGCAACCCCAGTAGTAAAGAAAGTTTGGAAAACCTAAAATATACTGGAAAGAATAGTCAATTGCCCATCTAGGATGGGAATATGGATACTATACTTAGGCAGGGTGAGGTAGAATtatagaaatttattttataaataatgatTTGGAATGTCTtgtgaaataggaaaaataagttGCAGTAAGGCAATCTAGTTGAAGCAAGGAATTGAAATTCAGGAATTTGgacaccaaggtgagtgggtgccttgACTTCTCTTATGAGGTGTTTTATTATTGTAATCTTGCCTGTGACTCATGCATTATGATTGTGTACatatattattgttattgtgCTAATACTGATTTGTGGAACAGGAAGCTGGAACAGGTAAGACAAGTAAGATGGAACACTGGTAGGTGCCCAATGGTTATTGTGTGCATGTTGTGAATGGATGATGATTGAATATGCATCATATAGGAATTGTGGGCTATAATATCACCACCCGAGTGCTACAATCCCTTGTCAGTAGGGGATAGGTATTGACTAATCTCAACCCGTGGCTTCTTGATTAGTAGTACACTTCTGTGGTATGATATACTATACCTAAAGATGGATAGCAATGAGGTAAGACATACTGTACATTTGACTGCCTAGGATTACTGATTTCTACCTGCGATGAGCTTGcattcctgaggcccaacatacagggtagggaatgccacctatgttgcgtagcactataccacTGATTACAGACTTAGTAATGGTATAGAAAGTAATGTATTATTAAATGAATTCATAAGCATCATATAAGGTGCAGAGCATGTATtacatcatttgtattgtgtttagttgctttcccccaccccctcactgagtATGACGTGCTCACCCCTCTTATTTACTTTTCTTGATGATGAGACCAGTGTTTTTCCAACTGCAAGCCAAAATTATGAGACAGTGGCCATGGATTACCTGTCCAATCTTCAGGAAGATGAAACTGATCATGGAGCCGAGTGTGGATGCGACGACTGCGCCTATGAAGGTCAGTTCTTCTGAGGAATAAGATAGACTATTCCTAtgtcttttgtgtatatatttctTCTAATGCGTACTTTTATGTATATAGTCTACTACTACGTACTGTAAACTTTGTAAACATTCTCTTTTTGTAAAGTATATAACTTTTACCTGgataattgtaaatatatcttatcacttagTTGGCACTGGAGCTTATGTAAAATATCTTATTGTTGGACTTTTACACGTATATGAACTCTAATCTTTAGTTGTATAATTGTGTTGTTATGACCTGCCTTAGTCTAGATCCTGGGGAAACAAGTTGACTGGATACGATGAGGTGTCCAGTGCCGTATGCCTTGGCCTATTGGAGGCAACCTGTGACAGTGTTAACTAACAAATATTTCTTAAAGAGAGAAAACTATTGAGTGAGAGAGCGTGGGAGTTTGAGTcaataaagaaactaattttttaaaggaataaaataaaataaaaaataataatatattttttttggtaatgtaaACTTTATTAAGCAGAAGTATGTGTACAACCAATAGCATCCTTCACACAAAGATCATTGAGCCACGGAGTGGATTCTGGCCAATCTGTCACACACATTAATGACAACGCCTCCTGGCTAGGGCATCAGCGACAACATTCTGAGCCCTTGGAATATAACAAAaagagatcaaatcaaaagaacgAGAGAGAGTCCATATGTCTATGATGATTGGTGCCACGACAAGAGGTGCAATTAGGTTGTGGTCCAGAATGTAATCAATCATCTCTTTGCTAtcattctctatttctctaCCATAAAATGAGAGATGCCATTTGCTAAAGCCATAGTAAAAGCATTCCAAATCGATAGAGCTTCCCCTTGACAAACCAATTGAAAGTGATGTGGTATAGAAACCGCCTTAGATTGTACTCCTGTGTGATCTCTGTATATCAGCCCTAGACCTCCCTTAGTACATCCTGAAGAGGCAGCGGCATCACAATTCACCTTGTGCACACCAATTGGTGATGCGGTCCATCTAGTAGTAGAAGTGCTCGGTTCTTGCTGGGTTGGAACTTCGCTAGCTACTGGATGAGCTATAGTTGAGAAGAATTCCAAGAAAGTCTTTTCAGCCACTCTTATAACTTCTTGTGGAGACCAAGATTTCCCAGTAAAACATAGGCTATTCCTTGCCCTCCACAAATACCACATGATGAAAGAAGCTTTAGATAGACCTTCCCTCGCCTTCTTCTTATCCTCTTTGAAGATTGAGTCCCATTGCTTTAGCCAATCTGACAAGTTTGGAAAAGTAGGTGGAGAATAAAAGAGTGAGCAACCAAACCAAACATGTCTTGCAAAGGGACAATCAAACAGAAGACGATCTGCTGTCTCAAGTTTATCACCACATCGGATACATCTTGTTTCCATCTTCACATATATAATGTGTAAACCTTCTCCTGTAGCTATTCCTTTATTGCAAGTCCTCCAAATGAAACTCTTAATTTTTGGCAAAGTTTGTATAGACCAAATCCGATTCCAAACAGATTTTGGGATCATATCCTAGCTATGACAATGTTAACtaacaaataataatatttaattataaaggaaagtggaaaagaaagagagagagagagagtggagagCGTGAGAGTTTGAGGCCAATAAAGAAACtgaagttttaaaggaataaaataaagaaagtaaTATTTAGTTATATTAAAAAACTAAGCTTacgaaaaaaatagaaaaattagaaagatAATCTAAACGAAAttaggaagagggagagagaatattttaccaaaaaggggggggggggaaagaaattagaaagatgtagttcctccttttttttttaatgtaaatatagaatgatatatatatatatatatatagattgtgTCTAgagataaataataaattagaaaaatctAGATGAAAAATCGaaagggtacaaacaaattgggagaaaaaaaaaaaaggaatttaaataagaatgaagggtaaaatagtcaaataAAACATTAGCCATGAAGCATGAGTAGAtgacattaataaaaaaaaatgatggagtCATGTATCATTAATTTTGAGTTTATACCATTGTAAATATGTTTAATATATATAAGTGAACTGGTTTGATAGTTTTTTAAAATAACGGCTAGACTCACTGAGTTTATTGTGACTTAGGTAAAAAGACCTAGGCTTATGGACCTGGACGATTCATGATTAAGTCTTGTCATCTTTTTAACTTTGGGCGAGTCTATATGACTCTTGACCAAGCTTTCCAAAATTTTAACTCGACTCGAGTGATAAAAACCTAGTTTTCCCTATGGTCTCAATTTCAAACTACTAAATTTCTGTCCCCCTATGTTTGGAATAAATACGATATTGACATTACtaagttttttttccccctgggTGTAGAAACATTGCTAGGTACCGTAAGAAATTATTTTGTTGAAAATACAATATAGTTCAGCTCACCATGGATTGTTAATAAGAAGAAGATCGAAGTCATTGTTAATGATGGGTCATGTGGTTAAGGTTGAGATAAGTTACCAAATTTGTTAGATGCATGATCAAGGAAGCCCAACATATCTTGTTGAGGTTGATTGTGTCATATATTCTGTGAATCCACACGATTATTATTGGATTTGTATTAGTAATTGGGTATGGTTTTGAGTCCATTAGATGCATAgatgaaattagagaaaattgcattgccaccccctgaactttggtccttattcaacgccaccccctggacttttcgaaatgTCAAAACCACcccttaaaaattcaaaaaattccaaatcggtccctgccgttagccaactgtgttaaatgaatgaaaatcggTTAGTTTTTTATAACATAcctaaaatacccccacctatagtgagaggacaatattgccctctcttttatttgcatattctaaacccatctcccatctctcatctcactcctctcactcactcggtcgGACAGGAAGTAGAAGACGACGACAGTACGGTAACCTGCAACTcaattctcttccctccggcgtgcaaagctctcccccctccggcgtccgaacaatattttgaaggaaagatTTATGGttttcaaacataaaaaaatcagGGAAGCTAAACCGTCCTCTGTCTATACCTCACGCTGTTACGTGCTTTCGCATCTTTGTTTCGGTTCTCCTTTTTCAAACAAATTGGAGTTTATCGAGGGAGGGAGGAAGCAGGTCGATAGACAATACAGAGGAAAAGCTTCAAAGCTTGAAATCTTTACAGAGAGATTCGTGTTGTTGATGAGGGACTGATTGGAAGGAGAAGATCGTGGCGACCAAATTGTTGGCGTTAGCTTGTATACGGAATGAGAGTTTTTACAATAGAGATTTGTCTCCTCGACCACATTACCCTTCGATGCCTAAGTACCCTAAGGGTGTTGCCATTCAGGAAAACATCGAGGACTCAGAGGCTAAGGCTCTCTTCTCTGTTGTTGGTATGACCTGTTCTGCCTGTGCTGGCTCCGTCGAGAAAGACATCAAACGGCTTCCCGGAATTCGTGATGCTGCTGTTGACGTTCTGAATAACAGAGCCCAGGTTCTGTTTTTTCCTAATTTCGTTGACGTAAGTCTCACAACTCTGAGAATTCTTTGCGTTATCTTTCGTCTCTGTGATATTtatctctctttgtttttttcctttcaatggctaatatttgaatttttactgaagggttttccattttcttgtatttctgTTTCAATTTTTGGGGTGATAGAACAGCAAAATGAATCTACAGTTCTAACTCTTGGCCTGATTAGGATTTCTTTCGTGAAAATAATGATCTGATGAACCAGGTGGCACATTATTAAGATAAATGTGAGAGATCTTGTTTGGCCTCAATAATTGAAAGGAATGGATTATCTGCTGTATAcgttttcttttctccctccttttgtTGTTGGAGGGCTCTCAAGgacgccggaggggggagagctttgcacgccggagggcggagaatcgcacgccggagggaagagaatcgagttgcaggttaccttactgtcgtcgtcttcttcttcttgtccgaccgagtgagtgagagaagtgagatgagagatgggagatgggtttagagatgcaaataaaagagagggcaatattgtcctctcacaataggtgggggtattttgggtatattataaaaaaactaaccggttttcattcatttaacacggTTGGCTAACGGCAAGgaccgatttggaattttttgaatttttagggggtggctttgactttttgaaaagtccaggggatggcgttgaataaggaccaaagttcagggggtggcaatgcaattttctcatgAAATTATAATTGTGTGGGATTGGGGTTTCCTATATATTGACTCTATAGAAAAATCCTAAACAAAAACAAGCGGTCACTTTGTGAGGTAGAGAGTGGTTGTAGAGAGTTGTCTTTCATTTTCGCAAGTTGTAGAGAGTTTTCTATTatagtgaaaaaaaatttattctctCATGTAGAAGTAGGTATTCGTACAGAACAACGTTAATTTCCTCGTGTTGTGCATTATTATTTCCTCTGTTTCTTTCTCGTGATCGTGCATTTTTCCCAACAAATGTGTTATAGTTAGggtttaaaaaatagaaacggtGATCTAGATCGGGCCCAGATTGGATCAGAATTGACAAGAATCAGtagaaatcaataaaaaaaaataaaagaaaaaactctCCGCCCTAGTTTCGGTACAACATCAATCCGATCCAGATCAATAGGAATTTGAATTGGCCTCCAACTTTTGCAATTAGGAACTGCCGATTTTGACTGATCCAATCCGATTTTTTCAATCCTAGTTGTAGAAAATTCGTACTCATTTGATAGACTATTATGGACCATTAAAACCACTGTTTTAAAAAATAGGACCAGATTGGTTGAATAAGAAAGAGTCGACAGTCAATTACAACCACTGTTTAAAAAATAGGACTGGATTGGCTGATCAGCCAACTATCCttggaatttgatttgggtCAATTCCAATTAACCTTGATTAATTCCTTGTGTACTGAGTTTAACCGAGTTAGGCTGAGTCACATTGTGTCAGCCAGTTCCGATCAATTTCTAGTAAGATCATCTTGGGATAATTTCAATCAGAATCAATAGAGACCGATCCCATAACGGATTCTTTGTTTTAAAACCTTAATTATAATAACCACAACAGAAAATTGCTTATACAAATATAGCATTCAAACAACCCAGCCAAAATCTCAGGTGTGGAAGGACTCATTTTTTAACGAGTTCGTTCTATCCTAGAGAATAAGTGGAAGAAATTTTTTGTAAAAGTTCCCAAAGGAAAACACTCATTTTAGATGTTAAAAAATAATCTGATTATCCTGATTTCTTATACATAATCCTTTTGAGGTTTGACCGCTTCTTGTTTAGGTCCTAATGCTTTTAAATATGCCGCAAATGGGATCTATTGGGCCTCCACCTGTACACAGACTCTGTAGCCCCAGTGGCTCAGCCTAGAAACATTTACTCAAATAGAGATGTAAATGGATGGGATTCCGGTAGAATATGAATTAGATACGATTGAATTTGGATATTTCTTGATTGGATATGAATAGCACTAAATGAATACAGATTtaaattgaattcaaatttttaaCTATTTGTTTAGATTCCTTATTTGTGTAACCCAAATTTTTCTCAATCCATGTCTCTCAGTGTCTTAGTTCTGTCCTTGTTCTCTAAAACCTATTgaatcttttattcttttttcattttttatttttttagaccTATTGAATCTTCGAGAACCTCAAATTATTAgtaatttgatattttattatCAATTGGGTATCTAATTCAAATTGAATACTTATTTTCTTATTAGTCAAAATCGAATCCACACACCATTTGACCGGATACAAATATCCTTAAACGGATACGTGGGTTTAAATTGCTACCCTCAATTCAATTAGTGGCATTCTTGATATTAATTTGAACAAAGAGGGCATAGAATGAAGGGCCCAACCGTTTTCTGTTCGATGTTCATTGCGATATTCACCTATATTCTCTCGCCAAAACAGTTTATTCCCTTATTAATAATATCTTAAAAACCAAAGCCACCCACATAAATCGGTGGAGGGCTTGCTTGACAGTTGTTGATTCCCCAATGACCGACAAGTTGAACCGGATTTTCCCTCATTGGGTCCAACCAGAAGGTCCGGTTTAATAACTAACAATTTGAAAAGGCAGAGGGAGAGACTAATTTAGTAGTTTAGAGACTCGTGAGAGAGCTGAAGAAGGTAACCAAAATCTTTTTCGAGGATCGAAACCTTCGGAACTTCTTTAAAGACACGAGAATGGaaacacaatatatatatataaaaggaagCAGTAGCCAATGTTTCCTCTGTCGCTCTCCTGAGATTTGCAGCTCGACATTGTTCGTCGTCTCCTTCAGTCCTCGCTctctctttcatcttcttcagcTCCGTTTTTGAGTTAGTTTTGAGAAAGCTAATGGCTGATCCTTGCAGACAAGAACTTCAGAGTATCGTGCAGTCCATGTACGTTGAGGTAACCAATTCATCCCCCACTTGCTGTCTTCTTCTTTCAGAAATTCTCTCTTTCTGGAGCTTATTCTGGAAAATATCAATCCatcattctctttatttttctaggCTTTTAGGGATTTGAGGTTTTCCCTGCAAGGTATTGGGTTTGTTGCTCGAGTTCCTTTTTTTAGAAACTATGAGCATtggatcttccccttccattAAGGAATATATGCTGTCGTTTTGGCTTgttcttctctgtttctttcttcttttttaacaaTTATTGGGTTTGTTACTTTGctttcttttgttaattattCAATATTTGATTGGCTTGGCCAGTGATACTCGTTCATATAATGTCATGCAGGGAATTTTGGACCTCCAATTTGCTCAGCTTCAAGCATTGCAAGATGCAAGCAATCCTTCCTTTGTCACGGACGTAATCAAGTTGTTCTGCCAGGACACTGTAAAGATCATAGATGAACTCAAGAATTATCTGTACTTCCCTTATGACATAATGTGACATCTTTTTGTGGCGTTTAACTAACTGGTtcattactttatttatttattttgtgtgtCAAATCTATTGCAAGGAGTGAACGTGTGGTTGATTTCCAAGGGATGGAGTCATATATTCACCAGCTCAAAGGGAGCAGCTCAAGGTAATATGATGTCAATTTTCCTAAACAAGTATTGTACCAAGTCTTGAATGGCATCATTGTCCGGTCCAAATACATTAGAAAATGCATGAGAAATTCTTAAACATGTATGTTTATTTCTGACTTATGTGTGCCTTGCATTTGACATCTAGAGGTTTCAAGATTAACAACTTAGTTGACAATTCTCAAGGATGACCTCACTAAAATTTCTGGACTCTGGGTTGTTTGGTCCTAACAATATATTTAGATTGCATTCTTTGTTTATGTTTGGATGATTAGATGGTAGAGGAGTTGTATTACAATAAGGTCAGATGGTTTTCGTTATGCATCAAAGTCATTTAACCAGATCTcctaagtgattttttttttttttgtcctcttTTGTACTTATGCTACATGCAGAGCTGTAGGAGAGAAAGGGAGTTGATAATGATTACCAAAAAGTTCCAAAGTCATTGTGCTTTGTTTTGTAATTACACCAATAGGCAGTTCCTTTGGCAATTTTTATCattatcaattaaaaaaatttggcaAAATCTGGTGGAATAAATACTTCCTCTGGCCTATTTTAGATTTTACGTTTTAATACCTTAAAAACTGTTTTTGTTTAGGCCCTATTTGTTTCCAGGTAAAGACTGCTTAAAAGAATGAAGTAAATCCTGAATTTTTATAGTAATATTACCTGCAAAGTTTCCATTGCATTGGAGTTAcctggaaacaaaaaaaagccTTGAGGAAAAGGAAGTGTAAATACTAAGGAAGAAAGTCCCCTGCATAGAGTTTCCTTGTGCCAAAAGAAGCTACTTAATTAGATGCCTAAACATATGATATTGTCCATTCTGGCATTAAAATTTTGTAGATAGGTAGCATTGAACTACTCAGGGGAAATGATTCGATCTACCCTCTTGTAGtataattataatatataaagTCTTTCTTACTTAGTGTTCTGTATTTGGTCATGAAGTATTGGGGCTCAGCTCGTCAAGAACGCCTGCAATGAATTCCACCAGGCTTGTGATGCCAATTACAGGGAGGGGTAAGAAGTTCCTATACtcaattcaatttttaatattttcccTATGCTTTACACATTTTTTCCTATGCTTTACACATTTTTTCTACATTTAAGATACTCGATTCATTCTTCTGCAGTTATTATGCGTTACTAAAGTATCATCATTTCAGTAAAATGCTGCTATCTTCTCCGCACTCTCTATTATATGTAATGGATATTTGCTGCATATTTTGAGCGGTTTATTGCATGCTTTTTCTATTAACGGTGTATCAACAGAGTGAGTCCTGAATTAGTAATGGTAATCCATTGTTCAGTGTGATTGAGATCCAGAATTAGGCACTATCTTTGTAAAACTTGTAGGAAAATATTCTGCCTTGAGTGGGATGACTATTAACTAACAGGGGAGTTTTCTACTATGCTAGTGTAAGAAGGAATCTGCATACTACACCAGTGAGGGTCTGAAGAATATCCGCGTATGGAGTCCACATGgtcagagagggagagagagagagagagagaccccaATGTTTATTATGTGGGAGGGGTATATTGGAATCTGCACAAGGGCGGTGCATGCTTCCTTTTCC comes from the Macadamia integrifolia cultivar HAES 741 unplaced genomic scaffold, SCU_Mint_v3 scaffold1747, whole genome shotgun sequence genome and includes:
- the LOC122064749 gene encoding histidine-containing phosphotransfer protein 1-like, with protein sequence MADPCRQELQSIVQSMYVEGILDLQFAQLQALQDASNPSFVTDVIKLFCQDTVKIIDELKNYLSERVVDFQGMESYIHQLKGSSSSIGAQLVKNACNEFHQACDANYREGCIWALNKMKNEYHRLEDKFQKIIQLEEKIFSYGVRWP